The Lusitaniella coriacea LEGE 07157 region AATGGGATTTTTAAAAGCGCGCGCCAAACCTGAATTTGGAAATTAGTCCCTTTTACCAAAAGCGTGAGTGGTTTCTGTTCTTTAAAAGTTGCTGAATCAAAAATTCGATCGCGCAGGATTTGAGTGGCTTTTCGATCGTGAATTATTTCTGCATTGAACCATAAATTTTGTAGAATTTGTTCGGGTGTTTTCTGACTCGCTACATCCAAAAAATTAAGATTGCAAACACCACGAGTTGTTTTGGCAATTAGAGCTTGACCAAAGGAAGTTTCATGAACGCCATAATGGATTTTCAATCCTATTCCAGCCACTTTATATTCACCCGGAGACATTGCTTCTAAGTTCACAAATAGATCGTGTAATCGTCCGGGACTCGATAGCCCAACCTCTAATGTCAGATCTAATAAACTTTTTGTCCGATCGATTTTTGATTTTGCATATTCAAGGGTGAGGTACTGCAAAAAACGT contains the following coding sequences:
- a CDS encoding methylated-DNA--[protein]-cysteine S-methyltransferase — protein: MESEDYKRIARAIAFIRQHHRSQPDLITVARHIGLSEYHFQRLFTQWAGISPKRFLQYLTLEYAKSKIDRTKSLLDLTLEVGLSSPGRLHDLFVNLEAMSPGEYKVAGIGLKIHYGVHETSFGQALIAKTTRGVCNLNFLDVASQKTPEQILQNLWFNAEIIHDRKATQILRDRIFDSATFKEQKPLTLLVKGTNFQIQVWRALLKIPFGGLTTYQTVAEMINRPTATRAIGNAVGKNPIGYLIPCHRVIRGSGEIGGYRWGAERKMALLGWEASHNAC